In the genome of Pseudomonas sp. B33.4, the window CCTTGAAGATGGGTAAAAACCGCCAATGCTACTGAGCAGCCAATAACCCGTCCACCCGTGTAACGTTTAAAGATCCAACGATTTAATCACCATCCCGATCACGGTAGTAACGACGCCCGTCGCGGCGATCGTCGCGGTCATCCCAACGCCGGTCATGGTCGTAGTTGCGGCCATGATCGTGGTCGTAATGCCGGCCATGGTGGTGATCATCATCAAAGTCCGCGACACAGCCGCCGAGCAATACGGCGGCGGTCACGGTCAGCAGCATCGTTGTTGCGCGCTTCATTCAACACTTCCCTAAAACCAAGGTCTTGACGACGGAATCGGCGACGCTGCCCGCGCCTTCAGGACGCGGTGCGCGCAGCCGCAGATACGACCGGGCAAAACGCCGTTGATTCACTGGCCACTATCGACCGTTTGTCGCCCTGTTCGCGCTGCCCAAACAGCGGCGAAATGCCACCTATACTCCTTGCAACCAAGCCCCACGCAATGGATCTGCGCCCTCAATAACAACAAGCAGAGGTGGACCATGGTCTGGCAGCAAATCTACGACCCGTTCGGCAACCCGGTGATCTCCACGCTCATGGCCGCCGTGCCAGTGGTGGTGATGCTCGCGGCACTGGCGTTCTTTCACGTCAAGGCACATTTGGCGGCGCTATTGGCGCTGGCATCGGCGCTACTGATCTCGATCTTTGCCTTTGGCATGCCGGCGAATATGGCTGGTTCCGCCGCGTTGTTTGGTGCGGCGAATGGCTTGCTGCCAATCGGCTGGATCGTCCTCAACATCATCTTTCTGCATCGCCTGACCACCGAGAACGGCTCGTTCAAAGTGCTGCAGGATTCTCTCGCACGGATCACCGATGACCGACGTCTGCAGTTGCTGCTGATCGCCTTCTGCTTCGGTGCATTTTTCGAAGGCGCGGCGGGGTTCGGTACGCCGGTAGCGGTGACCGGGGCGATTCTGATCGGTCTCGGTTTTTCACCGTTGGCCGCGTCGGGTCTGGCGCTGATCGCCAACACCGCGCCGGTGGCATTCGGCGCACTCGGCACGCCGATCATTACCCTGGCCAAAGTCACCGGGCTGGATGAAATGGAGCTGTCGATGATGGTCGGTCGGCAGTTGCCTTTCTTCTCGGTGCTCGTGCCGTTCTGGCTGATCTGGGCGTTTGCCGGGTGGCGCAAAATGCTCGAGATCTGGCCGGCGATTCTAGTGGCGGGGGTAAGCTTCGCTGTGCCGCAGTTTCTGGTGTCGAACTACCACGGGCCGATGCTGGTGGACGTGATCGCCGCGTTGATTTCCATGGCCTGCCTGACGTTGTTTTTAAAGGTGTGGAAACCGGCGACCATTCACACCTCGGCAGCTCTTTCAGGGCGAGTCGACAACTCCAAAGTCGAAGAAGAAAAAGTCACCGCCAGCGCCGCGTTCAGCGATCAGGCGCGCCCGGCGGTGATGCGCGCGTGGATGCCGTGGATCATCCTCACCGTGTTCGTATTTGCCTGGGGTACGCAGGGCTTCAAGAATATTTTTGATGTGCGCCCGGCGATCGATCCCGTCACGCACTCGGCCAAACTCGACCCCGCGGGCAAACCGGTGAACGAGGCTAATCCGATCTTCGCGCCGGCGGTGACCTTCACCACCCTGCACCTACAGATCGAAAAAGTCCCGCCCGTGGTGGCCGCGCCGAAAGCCGAGGAAGCGGTATACAAATTCACCTGGTTCACCGCCACTGGCAGCGGGATTCTGCTGGCAGCGATTGTCGGCGGTTTGCTGATGGGCTACTCGATTCCGCAACTGATCAGGCAATACCTGCGCACGTTGTGGGTGGTGCGGTTTTCGCTGATCACCATTGCGGCGATGTTGGCGCTGGGGTTCCTCACGCGCTACTCGGGGCTCGACGCGACCATGGGCCTGGCGTTTGCGGCGACGGGGATTTTCTACCCGATGTTCGGCACGTTGCTCGGTTGGCTGGGTGTCGCGTTGACCGGGTCGGATACCGCGTCGAACGTGTTGTTTGGTGGTTTGCAGCGAGTCACCTCGGAACAGCTCGGCATCAGTCCGGTGCTGATGGCAGCGGCGAACAGTTCCGGTGGGGTAATGGGCAAAATGGTCGATGCGCAATCGATTGTGGTCGCCTCCACGGCGACACGCTGGTACGGGCATGAGGGCGAGATTCTGCGCTATGTGTTCTTCCACTCGATTGTGTTGGCGATTCTGGTCGGCGGGCTGGTGACGTTGCAGGCGTATGTGGCGCCGTTTACCTCTATGGTGGTGGGCGGGCATTAGGGCGGCCATACACCTATCCAATGTGGGAGCGAGCCTGCTCGCGAAGACGTCCGGTCTGCCAGTGAAGATATTGGCTGTGCCGGCCTCTTCGCGAGCAGGCTCGCTCCCACAGGGATTTGTGTCGGGTCAGGCAATTGATGAGCCACCTGCATAACTCTATAGCGAAAATCCGCAAAAACCTTTTCCTCTCATCAGCAGTCACTCCATAACGAGACCGGCGATGACGCTGGCTGCCCGCTTGGGCCATCCACGACCCTGCTGCCCTGATGAAGAGAGAAAAGGAATCGAACCATGACGATTTCCCGACGCAGATTTCTGATCCTCGGCGCCGTGACCGCTACTGCCTTCGCGATGCCACCGTTTATCAGCCTCAAGGCCTACGCGGCCACTCTGGAGCAATCGGCCATGAGCAAAGTGACGATCAATGTCAACGGCCAGCCGCGCGAGCTGGATGTCGACACACGCACTACCCTGCTCGATGCCCTGCGCGAACACCTGCAACTGACCGGCACTAAAAAAGGCTGCGACCACGGCCAGTGCGGCGCCTGCACGGTGATCGCCGATGGCCGGCGGATCAATTCCTGCCTGACGTTAGCGGTGATGCACGAAGGCAGCGAAGTCACCACCATTGAAGGCCTCGGTATGCCTGACAAGCTGCACCCGATGCAAGCCGCGTTTATCAAGCACGACGGCTATCAGTGTGGTTATTGCACGCCCGGGCAAATCTGTTCGGCGGTGGCGGTGATCAAAGAAATCCGCGACGGTATTCCCAGCCATGTCAGTGAAAGCCTCACCGAGGCGCCGCAGTTGATCGCCAGCGAATTTCAGGAACGCATGAGCGGCAATATCTGCCGCTGCGGCGCCTACTCGAACATCATCGAAGCCATCACTGAAGTTGCGGAGGTGCCGGCATGAGACCGTTCAATTACAGCCGTGCCGACTCCCCCGCCGCAGCCGCCGCACAAGCTGCGCAAGTCGAAGGTGCGCGATTTATCGCCGGCGGCACCAACCTGCTGGATTTGATGAAACTCGACATCGAAACGCCGCTGCACCTGATCGACGTCAATCACCTCGGGCTGGACCAGATCGAGGCCACGCCCGAAGGCGGATTGCGCATTGGCGCGCTGGTGCGCAACACCGATCTGGCGGCCGACGCGCGCGTCAGAAAAGATTACGCCTTGCTCTCCCGCGCCCTGCTCGCCGGGGCTTCCGGGCAGTTGCGCAACATGGCGAGCACCGCCGGCAACCTGCTGCAACGCACGCGCTGCCCGTACTTCTACGACACCAATCAGGCCTGCAACAAACGCCAACCCGGCAGTGGTTGTGCAGCCATTGCCGGGGTCAGTCGGCAACTGGGGATTATCGGCGTCAGCGACGCCTGCATCGCCACCCACCCGAGTGATATGGCAATCGCCATGCGGGCCTTCGATGCGCAGATTGAAACTGTCAAACCTGACGGCAGCACTCGCAGCATCGCCATGGCTGATTTTCATCAATTGCCGGGCACCACGCCGAACATTGAAACCAGCCTCACGCCTGGCGAGTTCATCACCTCGGTGACGTTGCCTGCGCCCGTCGGCGGCACCCACGTTTATCACAAGGTGCGTGATCGCTCCTCCTACGCGTTTGCGCTGGTCTCGGTCGGTCTGATCCTGCAAAAGGACGGCAGCGGTCGCGTCGCCGTCGGCGGTATTGCGCCGAAGCCGTGGCGGGTTGAAGCCGCCGAAGCGCTGCTGCCAAAAGGCGCCAAAGCCGTCAGCGAACGTCTGCTCGACGGCGCCACCCCGACCCACGACAACCAATTCAAACTGACCCTGGTCGAGCGCACGCTCGGTTCGGTGTTGGCGCAAGCGAGGGATGAAGCATGAAATTCGACACGCCCGCCACCACCAACCCGATCGACCAGTTGAAGGTCATCGGCCAACCCACCGAACGCATCGAAGGCCCGCTGAAAACCAGCGGTCAGGCGCCATACGCCTATGAGCAGCATGAGGCGGTGGCCAATCAGGCTTACGGCTTTATGGTCGGCGCGGCCATCGCCAAGGGCCGCATCAACAATATCGATCTCGAAGCAGCGAAAGCCGCGCCCGGTGTACTGGCCATCGTCACCGCCGCCAACGCCGGCAAACTCGGCAAGGGCAAGTACAACGCCGCCCATTTGTTGGCCGGGCCG includes:
- a CDS encoding xanthine dehydrogenase family protein subunit M; this encodes MRPFNYSRADSPAAAAAQAAQVEGARFIAGGTNLLDLMKLDIETPLHLIDVNHLGLDQIEATPEGGLRIGALVRNTDLAADARVRKDYALLSRALLAGASGQLRNMASTAGNLLQRTRCPYFYDTNQACNKRQPGSGCAAIAGVSRQLGIIGVSDACIATHPSDMAIAMRAFDAQIETVKPDGSTRSIAMADFHQLPGTTPNIETSLTPGEFITSVTLPAPVGGTHVYHKVRDRSSYAFALVSVGLILQKDGSGRVAVGGIAPKPWRVEAAEALLPKGAKAVSERLLDGATPTHDNQFKLTLVERTLGSVLAQARDEA
- a CDS encoding L-lactate permease codes for the protein MVWQQIYDPFGNPVISTLMAAVPVVVMLAALAFFHVKAHLAALLALASALLISIFAFGMPANMAGSAALFGAANGLLPIGWIVLNIIFLHRLTTENGSFKVLQDSLARITDDRRLQLLLIAFCFGAFFEGAAGFGTPVAVTGAILIGLGFSPLAASGLALIANTAPVAFGALGTPIITLAKVTGLDEMELSMMVGRQLPFFSVLVPFWLIWAFAGWRKMLEIWPAILVAGVSFAVPQFLVSNYHGPMLVDVIAALISMACLTLFLKVWKPATIHTSAALSGRVDNSKVEEEKVTASAAFSDQARPAVMRAWMPWIILTVFVFAWGTQGFKNIFDVRPAIDPVTHSAKLDPAGKPVNEANPIFAPAVTFTTLHLQIEKVPPVVAAPKAEEAVYKFTWFTATGSGILLAAIVGGLLMGYSIPQLIRQYLRTLWVVRFSLITIAAMLALGFLTRYSGLDATMGLAFAATGIFYPMFGTLLGWLGVALTGSDTASNVLFGGLQRVTSEQLGISPVLMAAANSSGGVMGKMVDAQSIVVASTATRWYGHEGEILRYVFFHSIVLAILVGGLVTLQAYVAPFTSMVVGGH
- the paoA gene encoding aldehyde dehydrogenase iron-sulfur subunit PaoA, which translates into the protein MTISRRRFLILGAVTATAFAMPPFISLKAYAATLEQSAMSKVTINVNGQPRELDVDTRTTLLDALREHLQLTGTKKGCDHGQCGACTVIADGRRINSCLTLAVMHEGSEVTTIEGLGMPDKLHPMQAAFIKHDGYQCGYCTPGQICSAVAVIKEIRDGIPSHVSESLTEAPQLIASEFQERMSGNICRCGAYSNIIEAITEVAEVPA